Within Sorangiineae bacterium MSr11367, the genomic segment GACGGAAGGCGCTGCCAGCGTGCGCACGCAGCTCGAAGGTTCGCTGTCCACGCTCCGCGGTGGTGGCGGCGGCAAAGCTGCCAAGGGCAGCGCAAAGTACGTATTGCAACTCGGGTCCATGCGCGTGGCCTCCGGTGTGGGAGGCCCGCGTGGCGACCAACTCGGGCAGGTGCTGCGCTCGGCGGCCCGCGAGCGCGCGGCCAGCGTGCCGGGAGCCGTTCTCGCGCCGGATCCGCAGACGGCGGCACGCCGTGCGAGCGAACAGCACGTACCGGTGCTCGTCATCGACGGCACGCTCGTGCGCATGTCGCAGCAGGCGCAGGCCAACGGCACCGTGGGGTTTTCCGCGCAGGTCGACTTCAGCGTTCGCAAGGTGCCCGAGCACTCGCTCCGCGCCTCGCTCACGGGCAACGCGATGAGCATTGGTACCGCGCGCTCGCTGGTGAACGAACAACGCGTGTACGCGCTTCAAGACCAAGCCGTCGACGGGGCCGTGGAGAGCGCCATGCGCAACGCCGATCGAGGGTTCTCGCAAGCCTTGCAATGAAACACGTCCTGTTCGTCTCGAAGCCCATCGTGCCGCCGTGGCACGACGGCTCGAAAAACTTGGTTCGCGACATCGCGACGCACCTCCAGCGTGCGCGGCCCACGGTGATGACGACGGAACGGGCGACCCCGCTGGGCGGGCGCGTCGCCTCGGATCCCATTTACCGCGAGCCGGGGGGCTTCTCGCCCAGCGTGCTCACGAACGCGCGCGTCGTGCGGCGCCTCTTGTCCGATCGCGGGCACGACGTGTGGCACTTCGTCTTCGCGCCCAACGTGGCCTCCTCGGCCGCCGCGCGTGTCTCCATCGCGACCCGGCGGGCCCTCGGCTGGAACGGGCGCGTCGTGCAGACCATCGCCAGCGCCCCGCGCCGGTTCGAGCTCGCGCCCTCGCTGCTCTTCGGCGATGCCGTCGTCGCCCTCACCGAGTGGACCCGCGCGCGCCTTCTCGCCGAGGGCGTCGACGGCTCGAAATTGCGGGTCATCCCTCCGTGCAGCGCCCCGCCCCGCGCGGTGGCCCCCACGGAAATGGCGCAGCTCCGCGAGGAGCTCGACCTGGGCCCGGGCCCGATCCTCCTCTATCCGGGCGACTACGAGGTCTCGCACGGCGCCGAAACCGTGGCCCGCGCCGCCGCGGCCATCGCGCGGGCCGTGCCCGAGGCGCGCATCGTCTTCGCGTGCCGCCCAAAGTCACCCCGCGCGCGGGAAGCCCGCGCCGACGTCGAGCGCATCTTGGCCGACGCCCACGTGCTCCACCGCACGCGCCACGTGGGCCAGATGGCCGATATCGTCCCGCTTCTCGCCGCCGCCTCGGCTGTGCTTTTTCCCGTGGATGATCTCTACGGCAAGGTCGACCTTCCCATCGTCCTCCTCGAAGCCCTGGCTCTGGGCATCCCGATGATCCTCGCCCGCGGCGGTCCGCTCGAGGCACTTTCCGCCGCCGACTTCGTCGATCCGGGCGACGCCGAGGCCCTTGCCCGAACCGCCGTCGCCATCCTGCGTGCCCCCGCGGATCGCCCCCAGCGCGCCCGCGCCCTCTACACCGAGCGCTTCACCCCTCCCACGGTGGCCGCGGCGTACGACGAGCTCTACGAACAGCTCCGTTAAGGCACCCTCCTCCAGGGACGGGGAGAGTTCCGGGATCGGCCAGCGAGATCGGGCCAGATCGTGCTAAATGCCCCCGTACAATGAGCACCGTGGGCGGCGAAAAAATCGTGCATCCCGCGTCGGAAGTCCGGCGCACGTTTCTCGAGTTCTTTGGCAAGAAGGGGCACGAAGTCTGTGCCAGCGGCCCGTTGGTGCCTGCCAACGATCCCACGCTGATGTTCGCCAACGCCGGCATGGTCCAGTTCAAGGACGTCTTCACCGGCAAGGACGTGCGTCCGTACAAGCGCGCCACCTCCAGCCAGAAGTGCATCCGCATCTCCGGCAAGCACAACGACCTCGAGAACGTCGGCGTCACCGCACGCCACCACACCTTCTTCGAGATGCTCGGCAACTTCAGCTTCGGCGACTACTTCAAGGAAGAAGCTATCGCCTACGCTTGGGATCTCCTCACCAACGTTTACGGCCTCCCGAAAGACCGCCTCGTGGTCAGCGTCTTCGGCGGCGAGGGCGGCATCGCCGCGGACGACGAAGCGCGATCCATCTGGCGCAAGGTCACCGGCTTCTCCGACGAGCGCATCTTCGGCCTCGGCATGAAGGACAACTTCTGGCAGATGGGCGACACCGGCCCCTGCGGCCCGTGCTCCGAGATTCACTACTACCTCGGCGACAAGCCCGATCTCGCCCGTTTCAACGAAGAGCCCAACGACGCCGGCCATGGCTGGATGGAGATCTGGAACCTGGTCTTCATGCAGTTCGAGCGAAGCCTCGGCCCCGACGGCCAGGCCATCCTCGCGAAGCTCCCCGCGCCGTGTGTCGACACCGGCATGGGCCTCGAGCGCATCGCCAGCGTGCTCCAGGGCAAGTTCTCCAACTACGACAGCGACTTGATGCGCGCCCTGGTCGACAAGGCCGCGGCCATCTCGGGCAAGGCTTACCGCGCGTCGCAAGGCGACGACGACGTCTCCATGCGGGTCATCGCCGACCATGCGCGCACCACGGCGTTCCTCATGGCCGAGGGCGTTCAGCCCGATCGCAACGGCCGCGAGTACGTCCTCCGTCGCGTCATGCGCCGTGCGATCCGCCATGGCCATCGCCTGGGCATCGAGCGTCCGTTCCTTCACGAGGTGGCCCTCGAGGTGGTGGCGCTCATGGGCGAGCAGTACCCCGAGCTCGTTCGCCGCAAAGATTTGATCGCGACGCAGACCGAGCAAGAGGAGGTTCGCTTCCGGCAGACGCTCGAACGCGGCCTTCACATCCTCGACGAGGAGATCGCCACCGTTCGCAGTGCGGGCGCGAACACCTTGCCCGGCCCTACGGCCTTCAAGCTTTACGACACGTACGGCTTCCCGGTCGACCTCACCGAGGTCATCGCGGCCGAGCGGGGCATCGAGGTCGACAAGGACGGCTACGAAAAGGCGCTGAAGGAACAGCGCGTGCGCAGCCAGGAATCGAAACTCAACGACGAAGCCGTCGTCGAATCCGTGTGGCGTGAAGCCATCGGTGCCGTCGGTGGAGCGGTGCGCTTCACCGGCTACGATCACGAAGAAGGCGAGGGGAAGGTCGTCGCCATCGTCCTGGGAAACACCTTGGTTCCGTCGGCAAAGGCGGGCGACGCCGTGGCCATCATCACCGACGTCACGCCGTTCTACGGCGAGGCGGGCGGCCAGGTCGGTGACCGCGGTGTCCTTCGCACCAAGGCGGGGACCCTCTTCACGGTGGAGGACACGCAGAAGCCGATCGAGGGCCTCATCGCCCACCGCGGCAAGGTCACCGCCGGCGAGATCAAGGTGGGCGACGCCGTCGCACTCGAGGTCGATCACGAGCGCCGCACGGCCACGCGCCGCAACCACTCGGCCACGCACTTGCTGCACTGGGCGCTTCGCCAGGTGATCGGCGAGCAGGCCGCGCAGAAAGGTTCGCTCGTCGGCCCCGATCGCCTTCGCTTCGACTTTTCGCACGGCCGCGCGGTGACCCCCGAGGAAATCACGCGCATCGAAGACTTGGTCAACGCGAAGATCCTCACCGACGCCCCCGTCGAGACCGAGATCCTCTCCATGGAGCAAGCCCGGGCGAAGGGCGCGATTGCCATCTTCGAAGAGAAGTACGGCGACGTCGTGCGCGTCCTCACGATGACCCGCGATTCCGTCGAGCTATGCGGCGGCACGCACGCGCATGCCCTCGGCGAGATCGGCCTGTTCAAAATCCTCAGCGAAGGAGGCGTCGCCGCCGGTGTTCGCCGCCTCGAGGCTGCGACCGGTCTCAACGCCCTCGCTCAGTTCCGCCAGATGGAGAAGACACTCCGCACCGTCGCGGACTTCGCCCGAAGCGGCCTTTCGGACGTCGCGGACAAGGTCGAAAAGCTCGCCGCGCACGAACGTCAGCTCCAAAAAGAGGTCCAAGATCTGAAACGCAAGATCGCCACCGGCGGTGCATCCGGCGGAGGCCTCGACGAGCTCACGCGCAGCGCACGCGACATTGCAGGCAAGGGTGGCGGGAAAGTCCTCGCCGTCAAAGTGGACACCGACGATCCCGCCACCTTGCGCGAAATGGCCGAGAAGCTTCGCGACAAGCTCGGCGAGGCTGTCGTGCTGGTCGGCGCGGTCAGCGGCCCCAAGGCCTCGCTCGTCCTCACCGTGTCGAAGTCGCTGCTCGGTCGCTACAAGGCCGGTGAACTCATTCGCCCGGTCGCCGAGATCGTCGGAGGCAAGGGCGGGGGCCGTCCGGACATGGCCCAGGCAGGTGGGACAGTGACCGACAAGCTCGATGAGGCCCTGAGCAGTCTCTACACGGCGATCGCATAAGGGTACACAACAGCAGAGGGATGGTAAAAGGGAGGATCGTGGCGGGTACCGAAGCCAACGACCTCCCGATCTTGCTCTTGAAGATTGCACGCGGCCACGAGCAGGCGTGGATCGAATCGCTGCGCAAAGCGGTGCCCAAGTCGCGCAGGCGCTTCGATCTTCCGATGCCGCCATGGGTCGACGAAGACTATCGCCAGCTGGCGCGCGGCTACCTCGCGGTGTTCGAAGAGACCGTGATGAAGACGGGCACCGTGCGGCGTGAGGCGTACATCGACAGCATCGTCGAGGGCATGCTCAAGAGCGGCGTGCCCATCGACTACTTGGTCCACGTCTCCGTGGCCTCGCAGGCCGGGCTCCTCGTCGACTGGATCGCCGAGGTTCCCCCCGAGCTGCGCCCCGCGGCCATCGATTGGCTGATGGGCTATTTCGCCGACTACATCGCCGACATGATGGGTGCCGGCGCGCGCTTCCTCGTCCGCGGGTGAATCATGGCCAACGGCACGACGACCCTCTACGAACGGGTACTCGCTTCGAGCGGCCTCTCGCGCATCTTCGTCGATGGCGTCCTTCGCCGCGCGTGTGCACGCGCCAACGTCAACGTAGACACCATGACGCCCGATGGCCTGCGCAAGGCCTTGCCGTATATCGAGGACAGCCTCCGCATTTACCTCGCGCCCACCGAGGTCGAACGCCGCGTGGGCGCCATCCGCAAACTCGCGGAATGACTAGGCCGAGCGTACGGTGCGGCGTCGCTCGATGCTTTGCCGCAGGGCAGGTGGCAGGTAGAGCGGCACGATATCGAAGCGCGCGAGCGCCTCGGCGAGCACGCCAATTTTGTCGAGGATCGGCGCGCCGCCGTCGAGCATCACGATGGGATGACCGTGCACCCAACAGAGGCCGCCCTTGCCTTCGATCAGACGAGGGTCGAACGGCTCGTGGCGCACGCGCATGCCGAGGCGACGGGCCAGCTTCTCGAGTTCCCGGAGCACCTCGGGCGGTTCCACGGAATCAGCTTAGCTCTAGGACAATCGTTGTCCAAATTAGGTGCCAACTTTGCGACCGGTCGTTCTATTTTCAAGTGCGGTCGGAAGATTTGGGGCACTATGCAAACGTCATGCGGACGCAACCGGGACCTGCAAACGCCGCCGCGATCCGCGCAGCTTTCGCAAGCGGAAAAAGAGGCGTGCACGAGGTGAACAAGGCGCTTTCCAAGGTTGCGTCGGACGACGGGATCGACGACCCTCTAGGCCACCGTGTCCGACGCGTCGCGGAGTAGCAGCAATCTTGCCCCCTTGGTGATGGGGACGGTCATCAACGACCGCTATGAAATTCGCCAGAGCCTCGGAAAAGGGGGAATGGGCGAGGTCT encodes:
- the alaS gene encoding alanine--tRNA ligase, whose translation is MSTVGGEKIVHPASEVRRTFLEFFGKKGHEVCASGPLVPANDPTLMFANAGMVQFKDVFTGKDVRPYKRATSSQKCIRISGKHNDLENVGVTARHHTFFEMLGNFSFGDYFKEEAIAYAWDLLTNVYGLPKDRLVVSVFGGEGGIAADDEARSIWRKVTGFSDERIFGLGMKDNFWQMGDTGPCGPCSEIHYYLGDKPDLARFNEEPNDAGHGWMEIWNLVFMQFERSLGPDGQAILAKLPAPCVDTGMGLERIASVLQGKFSNYDSDLMRALVDKAAAISGKAYRASQGDDDVSMRVIADHARTTAFLMAEGVQPDRNGREYVLRRVMRRAIRHGHRLGIERPFLHEVALEVVALMGEQYPELVRRKDLIATQTEQEEVRFRQTLERGLHILDEEIATVRSAGANTLPGPTAFKLYDTYGFPVDLTEVIAAERGIEVDKDGYEKALKEQRVRSQESKLNDEAVVESVWREAIGAVGGAVRFTGYDHEEGEGKVVAIVLGNTLVPSAKAGDAVAIITDVTPFYGEAGGQVGDRGVLRTKAGTLFTVEDTQKPIEGLIAHRGKVTAGEIKVGDAVALEVDHERRTATRRNHSATHLLHWALRQVIGEQAAQKGSLVGPDRLRFDFSHGRAVTPEEITRIEDLVNAKILTDAPVETEILSMEQARAKGAIAIFEEKYGDVVRVLTMTRDSVELCGGTHAHALGEIGLFKILSEGGVAAGVRRLEAATGLNALAQFRQMEKTLRTVADFARSGLSDVADKVEKLAAHERQLQKEVQDLKRKIATGGASGGGLDELTRSARDIAGKGGGKVLAVKVDTDDPATLREMAEKLRDKLGEAVVLVGAVSGPKASLVLTVSKSLLGRYKAGELIRPVAEIVGGKGGGRPDMAQAGGTVTDKLDEALSSLYTAIA
- a CDS encoding HEAT repeat domain-containing protein is translated as MSPAQDLAAARREITKADDFRVRLGAALVIGRTKPPDGRQLLEKALSDPHPAVRAAAAAALGSYGDAAAIPALEQHLATEGAASVRTQLEGSLSTLRGGGGGKAAKGSAKYVLQLGSMRVASGVGGPRGDQLGQVLRSAARERAASVPGAVLAPDPQTAARRASEQHVPVLVIDGTLVRMSQQAQANGTVGFSAQVDFSVRKVPEHSLRASLTGNAMSIGTARSLVNEQRVYALQDQAVDGAVESAMRNADRGFSQALQ
- a CDS encoding glycosyltransferase family 4 protein, with protein sequence MKHVLFVSKPIVPPWHDGSKNLVRDIATHLQRARPTVMTTERATPLGGRVASDPIYREPGGFSPSVLTNARVVRRLLSDRGHDVWHFVFAPNVASSAAARVSIATRRALGWNGRVVQTIASAPRRFELAPSLLFGDAVVALTEWTRARLLAEGVDGSKLRVIPPCSAPPRAVAPTEMAQLREELDLGPGPILLYPGDYEVSHGAETVARAAAAIARAVPEARIVFACRPKSPRAREARADVERILADAHVLHRTRHVGQMADIVPLLAAASAVLFPVDDLYGKVDLPIVLLEALALGIPMILARGGPLEALSAADFVDPGDAEALARTAVAILRAPADRPQRARALYTERFTPPTVAAAYDELYEQLR